A window of the Gimesia sp. genome harbors these coding sequences:
- a CDS encoding RNA-binding domain-containing protein has translation MDTDRLLEALTLGEDHEIEFKSARGGMPKSLWETYSAFANTDGGIIVLGVKQRGGNRFEIQGLDDAEKIRQDFWNNVNNKGHVSHNLLRNESVRVVPIEGDDVLVIEVPRADRHQRPVFLAPNPLTGTYRRYHEGDYRCDENEVRRMMSDAEEQSADSRVLPQFGMDDIHMESLQAYRNRFRSRDETHPWLNEDVSGFLRKIGGLRKDRNTGEEGLTVAGLLMFGKEQAIKDPASGIRFQLDYRDRRSEDPNVRWVDRVWQDGTWNCNLFQFFFRVYPRLTEGLKIPFGYQKEPDPELGNAVIVRRDDTLVHEAVREAMVNCLIHADYRGQGGIVMEHHFDRLEFSDPGNLLVSFEQLVRGSVSECRNETLQTMFTLIGLGEKAGSGIDKIREGWKSVRWRVPTLAEQHRPDRVTVTMPMVSLLPDSAVEKIRRIIGDELQRLNADEVQALVTADIEGSVSNFRLQSLTERHPSDLTKLLKNLVSSDLLERDGHGRGATYRWSERLRRLSEPSAPSAKDLALGAEGAGRGASENTPGATEDATATYLPDQDPVLLKIASDARENKRLAPKKMQSVILNLCRVRELTGRDIAELVQRNQARVLKSYLKPMLEKKLLARKYPDDPNHPKQAYRSVVPEQKELFE, from the coding sequence GTGGATACTGATCGCCTGCTCGAAGCATTGACGCTGGGTGAAGACCACGAGATCGAGTTCAAGTCGGCTCGCGGTGGTATGCCGAAGTCTCTGTGGGAAACGTACAGCGCTTTTGCAAATACCGATGGCGGTATCATTGTTCTTGGTGTGAAACAACGCGGCGGAAACCGATTCGAGATCCAGGGACTCGACGACGCCGAGAAGATACGACAAGACTTTTGGAACAATGTCAATAACAAGGGTCACGTCAGCCATAATCTGCTGCGAAATGAGAGCGTGCGCGTCGTGCCTATTGAAGGTGATGACGTGCTGGTTATTGAGGTCCCGCGAGCTGATCGTCATCAACGACCTGTGTTCCTCGCTCCGAATCCGCTGACAGGGACCTACCGCCGGTATCACGAGGGCGATTATCGTTGCGACGAGAACGAAGTGCGTCGGATGATGTCGGATGCAGAAGAACAGTCGGCCGATTCGCGAGTGCTGCCACAATTTGGAATGGATGACATTCACATGGAGTCACTCCAGGCCTATCGCAACCGCTTTCGCTCGCGTGATGAAACTCACCCCTGGCTGAATGAAGACGTGTCCGGCTTCCTTCGCAAGATCGGCGGCCTGCGAAAAGACCGTAATACTGGTGAGGAGGGATTGACGGTCGCAGGACTGCTGATGTTCGGGAAAGAACAAGCAATCAAAGACCCGGCATCCGGGATTCGGTTTCAGCTCGACTATCGCGACCGCCGCAGCGAAGACCCCAATGTTCGTTGGGTCGACCGTGTCTGGCAGGACGGGACCTGGAACTGCAATCTGTTTCAGTTTTTCTTTCGAGTCTATCCCCGATTGACAGAAGGGTTGAAAATTCCGTTCGGCTACCAAAAGGAGCCGGACCCGGAACTTGGCAATGCGGTGATCGTGCGGCGCGATGATACTCTCGTTCACGAAGCAGTCCGGGAAGCGATGGTGAACTGCCTGATACACGCCGACTATCGCGGTCAGGGCGGGATCGTGATGGAACATCACTTCGATCGGCTGGAGTTTTCTGATCCGGGGAACCTCTTGGTTTCCTTCGAGCAGCTTGTTCGTGGCAGCGTGAGTGAATGTCGTAATGAGACACTGCAAACCATGTTCACTCTGATCGGGCTTGGTGAAAAGGCCGGTTCTGGGATCGACAAGATTCGGGAAGGATGGAAAAGCGTCCGCTGGCGTGTGCCGACCTTGGCAGAACAGCACCGCCCCGACCGCGTGACCGTCACGATGCCAATGGTGAGTCTACTTCCTGATTCCGCCGTCGAAAAAATTCGTCGCATCATCGGCGACGAGTTGCAACGCCTGAATGCAGATGAAGTCCAAGCACTGGTGACTGCCGACATCGAAGGTTCGGTGTCCAACTTTCGTTTGCAATCGTTGACCGAACGCCATCCATCGGATTTGACCAAACTATTGAAGAATTTGGTCAGCAGCGACCTCCTGGAGCGGGATGGACACGGGCGAGGAGCGACGTACAGGTGGTCTGAACGCCTTAGGAGACTGTCCGAACCTTCGGCTCCGAGCGCAAAGGACTTAGCTCTGGGCGCAGAAGGAGCAGGTCGGGGCGCAAGCGAGAATACTCCGGGCGCAACTGAAGACGCCACTGCCACGTACTTGCCGGATCAAGACCCCGTATTGCTGAAGATCGCGTCCGATGCACGTGAAAATAAGCGATTGGCTCCCAAGAAAATGCAGAGTGTCATTTTGAATCTGTGCCGAGTTCGAGAGCTCACAGGTCGTGACATCGCCGAACTCGTGCAACGTAATCAGGCCCGTGTTCTCAAAAGTTATCTGAAACCGATGCTTGAGAAAAAGTTGCTTGCGAGGAAATACCCGGATGATCCCAATCATCCTAAGCAGGCGTATCGGAGCGTGGTTCCAGAACAAAAGGAGCTGTTTGAATGA
- a CDS encoding restriction endonuclease subunit S — protein sequence MVRFDEIARNVNDRVNPAETDLGVYVGLEHLDPESLKIRRWGTPDDVIGQKLGFQKGDVIFGKRRAYQRKLAVADRAGICSAHAMVLRAKADFIVPEFLPFFMQSDMFMDRAVDISVGSLSPTINWKTLRIQKFSLPPIDEQKRIACILRAVVETAESFLSVADDTWKMLRVLSNTFFPIDPLRFKVTPTQAELRAKESLRRLGDCCKLQSGFPFKSAEFATSGDRLLRCSNVGVNSFNWAEEDTRYWSTARRQEVAEYVLESGDIVIAMDRPFVGSGFKIARISDDDLPALLLQRVGRFQLSADLDADYLWAFIHSVSFKWQLQRVQQGTDLPHISRFDVEGTQLPVPSLDEQQEIADYFMAAERTRNQALSHVTRIIDMRNRLLHMWLSEPPGHVQ from the coding sequence ATGGTTCGTTTTGATGAGATCGCACGAAACGTCAATGATCGCGTTAATCCGGCGGAAACAGACTTGGGAGTCTATGTCGGACTGGAGCATCTCGACCCCGAGTCGCTGAAGATTCGTCGATGGGGAACCCCAGACGATGTCATCGGACAGAAGCTAGGATTCCAGAAAGGCGACGTTATCTTCGGCAAACGTCGTGCCTATCAACGTAAGCTCGCAGTTGCCGACCGTGCTGGCATCTGTTCTGCCCATGCAATGGTATTGCGTGCCAAAGCAGATTTCATTGTCCCTGAGTTCTTACCCTTCTTCATGCAGAGTGACATGTTCATGGATCGAGCCGTAGACATCTCGGTCGGCTCACTTTCGCCCACGATCAACTGGAAAACACTACGCATACAGAAGTTTTCCCTCCCACCTATTGATGAGCAGAAGCGAATCGCTTGTATACTTCGGGCTGTCGTAGAAACGGCTGAATCCTTTCTCTCAGTGGCGGATGACACATGGAAAATGCTCCGCGTGCTATCCAATACATTCTTCCCAATCGACCCACTTCGATTCAAGGTAACCCCCACTCAGGCCGAACTCCGCGCAAAGGAATCGCTTCGTCGACTTGGTGATTGCTGCAAACTTCAATCAGGTTTTCCGTTCAAGAGCGCAGAGTTCGCCACAAGTGGTGACCGACTCCTTCGCTGCTCGAACGTAGGCGTGAACAGCTTCAACTGGGCAGAGGAAGATACGCGGTATTGGTCTACGGCTCGTCGTCAAGAAGTCGCAGAGTACGTGTTAGAGTCGGGCGACATTGTCATTGCAATGGACCGCCCATTTGTCGGTAGTGGATTCAAGATTGCGCGGATAAGCGACGACGACTTGCCTGCACTGCTTTTGCAGCGCGTAGGACGTTTTCAGCTCTCTGCCGATCTCGACGCTGATTACCTCTGGGCGTTTATTCACTCAGTATCGTTCAAGTGGCAGCTGCAACGTGTTCAGCAGGGAACTGATCTTCCCCACATAAGCAGATTTGATGTTGAAGGGACACAGCTCCCTGTTCCCTCACTCGATGAACAACAAGAGATTGCGGACTATTTCATGGCTGCTGAAAGAACGCGTAATCAAGCACTAAGCCACGTCACACGTATCATCGACATGCGCAACAGACTATTGCACATGTGGTTATCGGAGCCCCCTGGCCATGTTCAATGA
- a CDS encoding class I SAM-dependent DNA methyltransferase — MNKHITQSQLESYLWGAAVLLRGYIDAGDYKQFIFPLLFYKRLCDVYDEEVALALEESGGDEQYALFPENHRFQIPEDAHWSQTRQVSKNVGKALQDAMRSIETANPQKLFGIFGDAQWTNKDRLPDHMLKELIEHFSKLMLSVANCPEDELGVGYEYLIKKFADDSGHTAAEFYTNRTVVHLMTELLQPQAGESIYDPTCGSGGMLLSCVTHLRRQNKEWRMLKLFGQERNLMTSAIARMNCFLHGIEDFQIQRADTLGSPQFVSGDRLQQFDVCLANPPYSIKQWDRAAFSADPWGRNIYGTPPQGRADYAFWQHIIQSLESKSGRCAILFPHGVLFRNEETEMRKKLVEHDVIDCVLGLGPNLFYNSPMEACVVVCRMKKPKRRRGKIQFINAVGEVTRERAQSFLTDDHIQRIVSAYNSDEDQEGFSRLVTLDEIRSQQHNLSIPLYVRPESTNGNREMDQGPSLDEAIESWQTSSRELRQSMDALFTTLEEAGLGD, encoded by the coding sequence ATGAACAAACACATCACCCAATCTCAACTCGAAAGCTATCTCTGGGGCGCGGCGGTATTGCTGCGCGGGTACATCGACGCGGGGGATTACAAGCAGTTCATTTTCCCGCTACTGTTCTACAAACGGCTGTGCGATGTCTATGACGAGGAAGTCGCGTTGGCACTGGAGGAATCCGGCGGTGACGAGCAGTATGCTCTGTTCCCGGAGAATCACCGGTTTCAAATTCCCGAGGACGCTCACTGGTCGCAGACTCGGCAGGTCAGCAAGAACGTCGGCAAGGCGCTTCAGGATGCGATGCGGTCCATCGAGACGGCGAACCCGCAAAAGCTGTTTGGCATTTTTGGGGATGCTCAGTGGACCAACAAGGATCGGTTGCCGGATCACATGCTCAAGGAACTGATCGAGCATTTCAGCAAGCTCATGCTGTCGGTGGCCAACTGTCCCGAGGATGAACTCGGCGTTGGTTACGAATACTTGATCAAGAAGTTTGCCGACGATTCGGGGCACACGGCAGCCGAGTTTTACACGAACCGCACTGTCGTACATCTGATGACCGAGTTGCTCCAACCACAGGCGGGCGAGTCGATTTACGATCCGACCTGCGGCAGCGGCGGCATGTTGCTGTCATGCGTGACCCATCTGCGGCGGCAGAACAAGGAATGGCGGATGCTCAAACTTTTCGGGCAGGAGCGAAACTTGATGACCTCCGCCATCGCCCGGATGAACTGCTTCCTGCATGGTATCGAGGACTTTCAGATTCAACGGGCCGATACGCTGGGCAGCCCACAGTTTGTCAGCGGCGATCGGCTGCAACAGTTTGATGTGTGTCTGGCCAATCCACCGTATTCCATCAAGCAATGGGATCGGGCCGCGTTCAGTGCCGATCCTTGGGGACGTAACATCTACGGCACCCCGCCACAAGGCCGAGCCGACTACGCCTTCTGGCAACACATCATTCAAAGCCTCGAATCCAAGTCCGGCCGCTGTGCGATCCTATTTCCGCACGGTGTGCTGTTCCGCAACGAAGAAACCGAGATGCGAAAAAAGCTGGTCGAGCACGATGTGATCGACTGCGTGCTCGGGCTGGGGCCGAACCTGTTCTACAACTCGCCAATGGAAGCCTGCGTCGTCGTCTGCCGGATGAAGAAACCCAAGAGACGGAGAGGCAAGATTCAGTTCATCAATGCGGTGGGCGAAGTCACTCGCGAGCGGGCTCAAAGTTTCCTGACCGATGACCACATTCAACGCATCGTCTCGGCGTACAACAGCGATGAAGACCAGGAGGGATTTTCGCGGCTGGTTACGCTCGATGAAATTCGCAGCCAGCAGCACAATCTGAGTATCCCTCTCTACGTTCGTCCCGAGTCGACGAACGGTAACCGTGAGATGGATCAGGGACCGTCATTGGACGAGGCGATCGAGAGTTGGCAGACCAGCTCGCGTGAGTTGCGGCAGTCGATGGATGCGTTGTTCACGACTTTAGAGGAGGCGGGGCTTGGCGACTAA
- a CDS encoding class I SAM-dependent DNA methyltransferase, which produces MSEDGLELNQLSNHLWEAANILRGPVDAADFKTFIFPLLFFKRISDVYDEELADALEESDGDRQYALFPENHRFQIPDDCHWDDVRKKTTNVGKALGRAMREIEKANPDTLYGIFGDAQWTNKDRLSDALLCDLIEHFSKLPLGNKAARADVLGQSYEYLIKKFADATNKKAGEFYTPRSVVNLMARILDPRESETIYDPACGTGGMLIEAIHHVREAGGNIKTLWGKLFGQEKNLTTSAIARMNLFLHGVEDFQVVRGDTLRQPAFHTGDSLATFDCVIANPPFSLEKWGDDVWTSDPYGRNFAGMPPAKSGDYAWVQHMIMSMAPKSGRMAVVLPHGALFRMGAEGKIRKKLLGMDSLDAVIGLGQNLFYGTGLAACIMVFRQRKPAKYRKKVLIIDASREFKKGRAQNELLPEHVDQIYQWYEAHEDVEGVARLVSLDEIKENNFNLNIPRYVEPVVEEEAISVAEAMANLKTSLEQAYEAEDRLKELLGKDGLV; this is translated from the coding sequence ATGAGCGAAGACGGGCTGGAACTGAATCAACTGTCGAATCACCTCTGGGAAGCCGCAAACATTCTTCGTGGACCAGTTGACGCTGCTGATTTCAAAACGTTCATCTTCCCGCTACTCTTTTTCAAGCGTATCTCCGATGTCTACGATGAAGAACTTGCTGATGCCCTGGAAGAATCAGACGGGGATCGACAATACGCCCTGTTCCCAGAGAACCACCGCTTTCAAATTCCGGACGATTGCCACTGGGACGATGTCCGCAAAAAGACCACCAACGTCGGCAAAGCCCTGGGACGGGCGATGCGCGAAATCGAGAAAGCCAACCCCGATACGCTGTACGGCATTTTCGGCGACGCTCAATGGACCAACAAAGACCGTCTATCCGATGCGTTGCTCTGCGACCTGATCGAACACTTCTCCAAGTTACCGCTAGGCAACAAAGCCGCCCGCGCCGATGTACTCGGACAGTCCTATGAGTACCTGATCAAGAAGTTCGCTGACGCCACCAATAAAAAGGCGGGGGAGTTTTACACCCCACGAAGCGTGGTCAACCTGATGGCTCGTATCCTCGATCCCCGTGAAAGCGAAACGATCTATGATCCGGCCTGCGGGACCGGAGGTATGCTGATCGAGGCGATTCATCACGTTCGCGAGGCGGGTGGCAACATCAAAACCCTCTGGGGAAAACTGTTCGGCCAGGAGAAGAATCTGACCACTTCGGCCATCGCCCGCATGAATCTGTTCCTGCATGGCGTGGAAGACTTCCAGGTTGTGCGCGGCGACACCCTCCGACAGCCGGCCTTCCACACTGGCGATAGCCTTGCCACGTTTGATTGCGTGATCGCCAATCCGCCCTTCTCGCTCGAAAAGTGGGGCGATGACGTTTGGACCAGCGATCCTTACGGCCGCAACTTCGCCGGGATGCCCCCAGCCAAGAGCGGCGACTACGCCTGGGTTCAGCACATGATCATGTCAATGGCTCCCAAATCGGGCCGCATGGCCGTTGTGCTTCCGCACGGAGCACTGTTCCGCATGGGGGCCGAAGGGAAGATTCGCAAGAAGCTACTCGGCATGGACAGCCTCGATGCCGTCATCGGCCTTGGGCAAAACCTGTTCTACGGCACCGGGCTGGCCGCGTGCATCATGGTCTTCCGGCAACGCAAACCGGCCAAGTACCGCAAAAAAGTGCTCATCATTGACGCCTCCCGCGAGTTCAAGAAAGGCCGTGCTCAAAACGAACTGCTACCCGAGCACGTCGATCAAATCTATCAGTGGTACGAAGCCCACGAAGACGTCGAAGGCGTCGCACGGCTGGTCTCGCTGGATGAAATCAAGGAGAACAACTTCAACCTCAACATTCCACGCTACGTCGAGCCGGTTGTTGAGGAGGAGGCTATCAGCGTCGCGGAGGCCATGGCAAACCTGAAGACCAGTTTGGAACAAGCGTATGAAGCCGAGGATCGATTGAAAGAACTTCTTGGTAAGGATGGATTAGTTTGA
- a CDS encoding UvrD-helicase domain-containing protein — protein MQLLELVRAGAGSGKTTDLCKTVANAVSGGLDPARILATTFTKKAAAELKGRIQAQLLSATDEQAVAHRNADRLDLAAIGTVHSVAHRLLSRYAIEMGLSPRLEVVTEIASDRALSDLLGNIPLTAWQPFADRAKRLGITDLHRRILDLLAAKRGNVISNDDFTSQMAVSADRVCELLAPSGISGSETPIDQLYDLAEQALTNIDALVNDTQKNTNGARQKLRQLKSKQIPLWGSYLFASRIKAGTTSGADGMLDGLRNHASQVRQNTKLQSDIREFSSLLAQETIRLESQYTEYKMERGLVDFTDLEILLLRLLENETLAARLAEDFDLVLVDEFQDTNPLQLAIFQQLRQFSPRNRWVGDPKQAIYGFRDTDPELVDDIWNNSSDATRTELPDNYRSQRGLVQLVSVLFEPIFGTDAKQNPKRPAQSRGVERWVYDTRNQTDDATALACGIAKLKREGVRFGDIVVIERTNRLLPPVATAFDCLGIPYLLESPGLLSTREGAIVLAGLRLVADRTDSLAAATILHLLGDPEKDTPDWIRERLQAVHNSQDGDEDELSPDSYIPWSDDARFSRIEKIDRSLLSPTVIVQQVIESLDLPILVQRWGDPARRCSNLDSMLRHVHEYEEVALDSGQAATLSGFILYLEQLQADELDLRYPPQGHDAVTLMTYHSAKGLEWPVVVLSGLNSDRSPDMWSPVVTGGGEGNESPLSGRTLRSWTWPFSKTDGPFGGLRNGSGLEDDALVSPEGQAQTIRETNENLRLLYVGCTRARQKLVFAHRDNKYAWLAKLDSVDVLLDCSLGEGEHELDGIDTTLVVRRLDADMIDNCRFDTKHKERWLALSGITNPPEFAPRFHSPSQATIESGDTTFETEDLPGPSHFPTGADEDQYAAIGDAVHSYLAALPSMLSLSDSAKILVAERCLSAFSVTGILAPSVLVSSGERFCQWVKEQYPGAFWHVEVAASGPRAAGGDWNGTIDLVLQLPSGKVVIIDHKSAPIRRQHCAAKAAQFAEQIAAYREVMTSAGEVIESTWIHFPLAGVMATLR, from the coding sequence ATGCAGTTACTTGAACTCGTCCGCGCAGGTGCTGGGTCAGGTAAAACGACCGATCTTTGTAAAACAGTTGCCAATGCAGTTTCAGGGGGATTAGACCCAGCACGAATTCTGGCAACAACATTTACGAAGAAGGCAGCTGCTGAACTCAAAGGAAGAATTCAGGCTCAATTACTTTCAGCAACCGATGAGCAAGCGGTAGCACACCGAAATGCCGATCGGCTGGATCTTGCAGCCATCGGTACGGTGCACAGCGTGGCACACCGGCTCTTGTCCCGGTATGCAATCGAGATGGGGTTGTCACCACGACTTGAAGTCGTCACTGAAATCGCAAGTGACCGGGCACTGAGCGATTTGCTTGGCAACATACCGCTCACAGCCTGGCAACCTTTCGCTGACCGCGCCAAGCGACTGGGAATTACAGACCTTCATCGTCGTATCCTGGATCTGCTTGCGGCAAAGCGAGGCAATGTGATCAGCAATGACGACTTTACTTCTCAAATGGCGGTCAGTGCCGACCGCGTTTGCGAGCTCCTTGCGCCCTCTGGAATTTCTGGATCTGAAACGCCGATTGATCAATTGTATGACCTCGCCGAACAGGCATTGACGAACATTGACGCACTGGTCAACGACACGCAGAAAAACACGAACGGTGCGCGACAGAAGCTCCGCCAACTCAAGTCCAAACAGATACCGCTTTGGGGCAGCTACCTGTTTGCAAGCCGAATTAAAGCCGGCACGACTTCAGGTGCCGATGGAATGCTTGATGGGTTGAGAAACCATGCATCCCAAGTGCGGCAGAATACTAAGTTACAGTCGGATATTAGAGAATTCTCGTCACTTCTGGCCCAGGAAACGATTCGTCTTGAGTCGCAATACACGGAATACAAAATGGAACGCGGCCTGGTTGACTTTACTGACCTTGAAATTCTATTGCTGCGACTTCTTGAGAATGAAACTCTCGCCGCTCGTTTAGCTGAAGACTTCGACCTTGTCCTGGTTGATGAATTCCAGGACACCAATCCATTGCAACTCGCAATCTTCCAGCAATTACGACAATTCTCACCGCGGAACCGCTGGGTCGGTGATCCAAAGCAGGCGATTTATGGCTTTCGCGATACAGACCCAGAGTTGGTCGACGACATCTGGAACAATTCATCCGACGCCACACGGACTGAACTTCCCGACAACTACCGCAGCCAACGTGGCCTGGTTCAGTTGGTTAGTGTATTGTTCGAGCCGATATTTGGAACAGATGCCAAACAGAATCCGAAGAGGCCGGCCCAATCGCGTGGAGTTGAGCGATGGGTGTACGACACGCGGAATCAAACGGACGACGCTACAGCACTTGCCTGTGGAATCGCGAAGTTAAAGAGAGAAGGAGTTCGATTTGGGGATATTGTGGTTATTGAACGAACGAACAGGTTGCTGCCACCCGTCGCCACCGCTTTTGATTGCCTTGGGATTCCCTATCTGCTTGAAAGCCCCGGATTATTATCCACGCGGGAAGGGGCAATTGTCCTGGCTGGTCTGCGATTAGTCGCCGACCGTACTGACTCGCTTGCTGCAGCAACGATACTTCATCTGTTGGGCGACCCAGAAAAGGACACACCAGACTGGATTAGAGAGCGTCTGCAGGCTGTTCATAACTCGCAGGACGGTGATGAAGATGAGTTGTCGCCTGATAGCTACATCCCCTGGAGCGACGACGCAAGATTTTCTCGCATTGAAAAGATTGATCGATCGCTCCTCTCGCCAACTGTAATTGTTCAACAAGTCATTGAATCACTCGATTTACCGATACTCGTCCAACGATGGGGTGATCCCGCACGTCGATGCTCGAACCTCGACTCCATGCTCCGACATGTACACGAATATGAGGAAGTAGCACTAGACAGTGGTCAAGCGGCGACCTTAAGTGGATTTATTCTGTATCTCGAACAGCTCCAGGCAGATGAACTCGATCTTCGCTACCCACCGCAGGGACACGACGCCGTAACTCTGATGACTTACCATTCAGCCAAGGGACTCGAATGGCCAGTCGTTGTATTGAGTGGACTGAACTCCGACCGATCTCCCGACATGTGGTCGCCTGTTGTTACAGGTGGCGGTGAAGGTAATGAATCACCACTGTCAGGGCGGACGCTGCGATCTTGGACGTGGCCCTTTAGTAAAACCGATGGTCCATTCGGTGGGCTACGTAACGGGAGCGGTCTTGAGGATGACGCTTTGGTCTCGCCTGAGGGGCAAGCGCAAACTATTCGTGAGACTAACGAGAATCTGCGGCTCCTTTATGTGGGATGCACGCGAGCGAGGCAGAAGCTCGTGTTTGCACATCGAGACAATAAATACGCCTGGCTAGCAAAGCTCGACTCCGTAGATGTCTTGCTCGACTGCAGTCTCGGCGAAGGCGAACACGAACTGGACGGAATTGACACGACGCTCGTCGTGCGACGACTTGATGCCGATATGATCGACAACTGTCGCTTCGACACAAAACACAAAGAACGCTGGCTGGCGTTGTCTGGAATCACAAATCCCCCGGAATTTGCTCCCCGCTTTCATTCTCCCAGCCAAGCTACTATAGAATCAGGGGATACCACGTTTGAAACTGAGGATCTGCCAGGACCGTCACATTTCCCAACGGGAGCAGATGAGGATCAGTATGCTGCTATCGGCGACGCGGTGCACAGCTATCTCGCCGCCCTTCCATCAATGCTATCGCTGTCCGATAGTGCGAAAATACTCGTGGCAGAACGTTGTCTTTCTGCATTCTCGGTAACCGGTATTCTTGCACCTTCGGTCCTCGTTTCTTCCGGTGAAAGGTTTTGTCAGTGGGTTAAGGAGCAATATCCCGGGGCGTTTTGGCATGTCGAAGTAGCCGCGAGCGGCCCCCGGGCTGCCGGCGGAGACTGGAATGGCACGATCGATCTGGTGCTACAACTTCCAAGCGGCAAAGTAGTAATAATTGACCACAAAAGTGCGCCCATACGACGACAGCATTGCGCTGCGAAGGCTGCTCAATTTGCGGAACAAATCGCCGCATATCGTGAAGTGATGACATCGGCGGGAGAAGTTATTGAATCTACGTGGATTCACTTTCCACTTGCCGGCGTCATGGCAACGCTACGGTAA